One window of the Pirellulales bacterium genome contains the following:
- a CDS encoding ferritin — MLSKNVQQAINEQINAEFSSSYTYLAMSIFCQRQNFLGCAHWLRMQAEEENGHGMRLLDFLLARDGEAALKTLAEPAVGFASIASVFEQALDQEQHVSKKIDDLYELALKEKAFSALVELQWFIAEQVEEEETAREIVAKFHLVKNDPAALLDIDREMGVRVKAEGGNGRRFSGRG; from the coding sequence ATGCTGTCCAAAAACGTCCAACAGGCCATAAACGAGCAGATCAACGCTGAGTTTAGCTCGTCGTATACCTACCTGGCGATGTCCATTTTCTGCCAGCGCCAGAACTTTCTCGGTTGTGCCCATTGGTTGCGGATGCAGGCCGAGGAAGAGAATGGGCATGGGATGCGGCTGTTAGACTTCCTGCTGGCCCGCGATGGCGAGGCGGCCTTGAAGACGTTAGCTGAGCCCGCGGTCGGTTTCGCCTCGATCGCGTCGGTTTTCGAGCAGGCCCTGGACCAGGAGCAGCACGTCAGCAAGAAGATTGACGACCTGTACGAGTTGGCATTGAAGGAGAAGGCGTTCTCAGCCCTGGTCGAGCTGCAATGGTTCATCGCCGAGCAGGTCGAAGAGGAAGAAACGGCCCGTGAGATCGTCGCCAAGTTCCACCTAGTGAAGAACGACCCGGCGGCGCTGTTGGATATCGACCGGGAAATGGGCGTTCGCGTAAAGGCCGAGGGGGGTAACGGCCGCCGATTTAGCGGACGCGGCTAG
- a CDS encoding SIR2 family protein, with protein sequence MTFPATLLSSLRDGKVIPFVGAGVSRALLDIDGMPLFPTWSELLDRAADRLDKEGKADYASLVRSLIRIDKPNFLDAAKYAKDGLEANWFSFLKDQLDYPRDAVLNQSLDLPQSIWRLGSNLVLTTNYDRAMTWAHSRPEDLSRWNIESPAEQAAMARSGLSRPVVWHLHGTIEDAARIILTPDGYSRLYPSKDTEALYTAAMTSLRSLLTSQSLLFIGFSFTDSFLGTTLRGVSESFANANGPHYALVHRDNSQAQSDARRCGVQVITFSDYGEPLLQAVSELAAAAAETRSLVMANAAHPTDAPAEVEPVCFDDVCDTPPPTGTWVGRELELKLLANRNAKAIAITGIGGQGKSTLVAKYLAISGAEYQFVDWRDCKEQDDTLQTHLVRIVERLSRGRSCAADLASETIESVVRLFLDLAVSVRGIFVFDNVDHYIDLQTSQAVKGMHALIQGILKTPSASRFVFTARPKLRYDSSEFVYIELKGLTIDDAKELFAARGVQIAVGDLGELHDLLQGHPLWIALIANQVVTNRIKIPVLISRIKNGRDAELPTTMLREIWRGLRSKQQRLLRYLAELVRPETVAQLEELVAHEFSCNQFRATLERLKTLDLVVIKSPNVGADTVELHPLVREFIRREFPRGERNRFISAILVYFDKIIVKLRPSLSRRPTFDTLQYWTAKVELLVNSGNYHDGLLVLYEAANALVFGGFSEDFVRLANSVLSILNWSDSEVVDSIAFEYTCENLVEVLSQLGRFDEAEFELARFERTTAGATARYICVCRLRVYLYWSKGEFDLAKEWGRRGVALKIESHLDTRHDCGHELALAQRDSGERENALKYFLRGVALEEVLNPAHLDASRGGDFYGNVGRTLQLMGRDDEAMIAIIKSAWILEYDERPMRINVAWASEWLGELLERKGNRNSAYVCFRRAAAKWKGISPYRAQDAIDAAERLGPIVDGALAAVGDEQIEHKYLVWLEGEKRF encoded by the coding sequence ATGACATTTCCCGCAACTCTGCTCAGTTCATTGCGCGACGGAAAAGTTATTCCGTTTGTTGGCGCAGGTGTTTCGCGCGCGCTCCTCGATATCGATGGGATGCCGCTATTTCCAACTTGGAGCGAGCTCCTGGATCGTGCGGCGGACCGCCTGGACAAAGAAGGTAAGGCCGACTATGCATCGCTCGTGAGAAGTCTTATTAGGATCGATAAGCCAAATTTTCTCGACGCCGCAAAGTACGCAAAGGATGGATTGGAAGCGAACTGGTTTTCGTTCTTAAAAGACCAGTTGGATTATCCTCGGGATGCAGTGCTCAATCAGTCGCTCGACCTTCCGCAATCGATTTGGCGACTCGGCAGTAACCTAGTTCTGACAACGAACTACGACCGCGCAATGACGTGGGCGCACTCGCGCCCAGAGGATCTCTCGCGCTGGAACATCGAATCGCCAGCCGAGCAAGCGGCGATGGCTCGGTCAGGTTTGTCTCGTCCGGTTGTCTGGCATCTCCACGGCACTATCGAGGATGCCGCACGAATTATATTAACCCCAGATGGGTACAGCCGCTTGTATCCGTCAAAAGACACCGAAGCTTTGTACACAGCGGCAATGACGTCTTTGCGATCGTTGTTGACGAGCCAGTCGCTTCTTTTCATAGGATTCAGCTTTACTGACTCATTTCTTGGGACGACCCTTCGCGGTGTCTCTGAGTCGTTTGCCAACGCAAATGGCCCGCATTATGCACTCGTACATCGTGATAACTCACAGGCACAGAGTGATGCTCGCCGATGCGGTGTGCAGGTAATCACCTTTTCCGATTACGGTGAGCCATTGCTGCAAGCTGTTTCTGAGCTGGCCGCGGCGGCCGCGGAAACTCGGTCTTTGGTTATGGCCAATGCTGCTCATCCAACTGATGCCCCGGCCGAGGTTGAGCCTGTTTGTTTCGATGACGTTTGTGATACACCACCTCCAACGGGAACGTGGGTAGGTCGCGAACTTGAGCTTAAGCTTTTGGCTAATCGAAACGCGAAGGCGATCGCAATAACAGGGATTGGCGGACAAGGTAAGTCGACTCTTGTAGCGAAGTATCTAGCGATTTCGGGGGCTGAATACCAATTTGTTGACTGGCGAGACTGTAAGGAGCAGGACGACACGCTACAGACGCACTTGGTGCGGATCGTAGAGCGTCTGTCGAGGGGGCGGAGCTGCGCTGCGGATCTGGCATCCGAAACCATTGAGTCTGTCGTCAGATTATTTTTAGATTTAGCGGTTTCGGTTCGTGGCATTTTCGTCTTCGACAATGTTGACCATTACATCGATTTGCAGACGTCTCAGGCTGTTAAAGGAATGCACGCCCTTATTCAAGGGATATTGAAAACACCCAGCGCCTCGCGATTTGTCTTCACAGCACGCCCGAAACTCCGATATGATTCTTCCGAGTTTGTTTACATCGAGCTAAAGGGCCTAACTATCGACGATGCGAAGGAGCTTTTTGCGGCAAGAGGTGTTCAAATCGCTGTCGGAGATTTGGGCGAATTGCACGACCTGTTGCAGGGGCATCCACTTTGGATTGCGTTGATCGCGAATCAGGTGGTGACGAATCGCATAAAAATTCCCGTTCTGATAAGCCGCATCAAAAACGGCCGCGATGCAGAGCTTCCTACGACGATGCTCCGAGAGATCTGGAGAGGCTTAAGATCGAAACAGCAGCGTCTCCTTAGGTATCTTGCCGAACTCGTTCGTCCTGAGACCGTCGCGCAACTTGAGGAACTTGTCGCGCATGAGTTCTCTTGCAATCAGTTTAGGGCGACGCTTGAGAGGTTGAAAACGCTCGATCTAGTTGTGATCAAATCGCCCAATGTCGGCGCCGATACGGTTGAGCTTCATCCTCTAGTTCGCGAGTTCATACGTCGAGAGTTTCCTCGGGGCGAACGCAATCGATTTATATCCGCGATCCTCGTTTACTTTGACAAGATTATAGTAAAGCTTCGTCCTTCGCTTTCTCGGAGGCCGACATTTGATACGCTTCAATATTGGACAGCCAAAGTCGAGTTACTCGTTAACAGTGGTAACTACCACGATGGTCTCTTGGTTTTATATGAAGCGGCGAACGCACTCGTTTTTGGTGGCTTTTCGGAAGACTTCGTCCGGCTTGCCAATAGCGTGCTGTCGATCTTGAACTGGAGCGATTCCGAGGTTGTTGACAGCATCGCGTTTGAATATACGTGCGAAAACCTCGTTGAGGTTCTTTCGCAACTCGGAAGATTCGATGAGGCAGAGTTTGAGCTAGCACGATTCGAGCGTACAACGGCCGGTGCGACCGCGAGATACATTTGCGTTTGTCGCCTACGTGTTTATTTATATTGGAGCAAAGGAGAGTTCGACCTTGCGAAGGAGTGGGGGCGGCGCGGCGTGGCATTGAAAATCGAAAGCCATCTTGATACGCGCCACGATTGTGGGCACGAGCTTGCGCTTGCGCAGCGAGACTCCGGTGAGAGAGAAAATGCGCTGAAGTATTTCCTTAGAGGCGTAGCGCTTGAAGAGGTCCTTAATCCGGCACATCTCGATGCATCCCGGGGTGGAGATTTTTACGGAAATGTTGGACGCACGCTGCAACTGATGGGTAGGGACGATGAGGCGATGATCGCAATCATCAAGTCGGCGTGGATTCTTGAGTACGATGAACGCCCTATGCGAATTAACGTTGCTTGGGCATCGGAGTGGCTTGGTGAGCTTCTCGAGAGAAAAGGCAATCGAAACTCGGCGTACGTCTGTTTTCGAAGGGCTGCTGCCAAGTGGAAGGGCATATCTCCTTATCGAGCGCAAGACGCTATTGACGCTGCGGAGCGACTTGGGCCTATTGTCGATGGTGCCCTCGCTGCTGTGGGCGATGAGCAAATTGAGCATAAGTATCTGGTGTGGCTTGAGGGGGAGAAGCGGTTCTAG
- a CDS encoding biliverdin-producing heme oxygenase: MKNEISCLGKDFPVDLRERLKAATQKQHLALESELDLLRPDLTLEGLRRVLEKFYGYYLPCERELAGQPDELQEVFAARFKTPQLASDLRYLGRTDASIAALPLATLQPATSLTRTLGRWYVIEGSTLGGRLLSERFEKMFGLSRGRGGSFFNCYGDRVGAMWKDYCRLLEQHAFPSTDPEVIQAAEETFESLGEWLKSSAE; the protein is encoded by the coding sequence ATGAAGAACGAGATTTCTTGCTTGGGAAAGGACTTTCCGGTGGATCTGCGCGAACGACTAAAAGCGGCTACACAGAAGCAGCACTTGGCGCTCGAGTCAGAATTGGATTTGTTGCGACCGGATCTGACTCTTGAAGGCCTGCGCCGCGTGCTGGAAAAATTCTACGGCTACTATCTGCCTTGTGAAAGAGAATTAGCCGGGCAACCGGACGAGTTGCAAGAAGTTTTTGCGGCGCGGTTCAAGACGCCGCAACTGGCGAGTGATTTGCGCTATTTGGGGCGTACCGATGCGTCGATTGCGGCGCTTCCCTTAGCGACACTTCAGCCTGCGACTTCGCTTACGCGAACTTTGGGGCGCTGGTACGTGATCGAGGGTTCGACGCTGGGCGGGCGTTTACTGAGTGAACGGTTCGAGAAAATGTTTGGCTTATCTCGGGGAAGGGGCGGTTCGTTCTTCAATTGTTACGGCGATCGCGTCGGCGCCATGTGGAAGGATTATTGCCGATTGCTGGAACAGCATGCATTCCCGAGCACCGATCCGGAAGTGATTCAAGCAGCCGAAGAGACGTTCGAGTCGCTTGGGGAGTGGCTGAAGTCGTCCGCCGAATGA
- a CDS encoding ATP-binding protein, with amino-acid sequence MTETPVDLTNCDREPIHIPGAIQPHGALIVCGAADLTITHVSANAEDVLGSRVEDLLGKRIGHVFPSEERARREASLQQEVRETKPVYLFTVRVRDSKGNFDAIAHRNGESIFVEFEPAQESRELTAPELYRLVQGAIAKLNLAKSVDELHRLVADHVRGISGFDRVMVYRFDEEWNGQVVAESKRGDLEPFLGLHYPASDIPKQARELYTKNWLRFIADRDYVPARILPETSPGAAAPLDMSFSVLRSVSPIHLEYLRNMGVGASMSISLVRGEKLWGLVACHHYAPRFVSYDVRTACELLGQMMSLSLGAAEERELTGYRDSMRRTIAKMTANLERVDDMTKALVDSQPNMLNFVYADGAAVVVDDTVHRLGQTPGDQDILQLAQWLTEDQPGDVFATDNLQRSFGSGLLGSVASGVLSISLGTVRPHRLLWFRSERVRTVEWAGDPAKSVVKSGEDVRLSPRGSFALWKETVRGKSRPWTPMELEAAWHLRDALTRQLLRRAEQLAIVNVDLRLASEEREKLLDSERAARSESERLNRMKDEFVATLSHELRTPLNAILGWAQLLALREGLHEELAEGLDVIERNARSQAQMIEDLLDVSRIISGKLSLNLQDMHLPTIVEAAIQTVSLASSAKGVRIERMIDPLVDVQTTGDPGRLQQVAWNLLSNAVKFTPRDGKIQVVLERVSSHIELSIADTGQGIAPEFLPHIFDRFRQADSSASRAHGGLGLGLSIVRNLVELHGGTVRAHSPGIGLGTTFVVSIPVRAVRRVEPRNSANLRHAPRPIDADTLNLTDVRVLALDDERDARELVKRILEEAGCRVQIAGTIDAAFEAFANATFDVIISDIGMPGQDGFAFIRQLRAAEAAQKRTKTPAVALTAYARAEDRRKAIVAGYQAHIAKPVESGELLAVVASLAGRV; translated from the coding sequence ATGACCGAAACTCCTGTCGACCTGACCAATTGCGATCGTGAACCCATCCACATTCCTGGGGCCATTCAACCCCATGGAGCGCTGATCGTCTGCGGCGCCGCGGACCTGACGATCACCCACGTCTCGGCCAACGCCGAAGATGTGCTGGGGAGTCGCGTCGAGGACTTGTTGGGCAAGCGTATAGGGCACGTGTTTCCGTCTGAGGAGCGTGCGCGGCGCGAGGCCTCGCTCCAACAAGAGGTGCGCGAGACCAAGCCGGTTTATCTCTTCACGGTCAGAGTACGCGATAGCAAGGGTAATTTCGATGCCATAGCTCATCGCAATGGCGAATCGATCTTCGTCGAATTCGAGCCTGCGCAAGAATCGCGCGAGTTGACAGCCCCCGAGCTCTACCGGCTCGTGCAAGGGGCAATCGCCAAGCTGAACCTGGCGAAATCGGTCGACGAATTGCACCGGCTTGTCGCCGACCACGTGCGCGGCATCAGCGGATTCGACCGTGTCATGGTCTATCGGTTCGACGAAGAGTGGAACGGCCAGGTGGTAGCCGAGTCGAAACGCGGCGACTTAGAGCCGTTCCTGGGATTGCACTATCCGGCTTCCGACATTCCCAAGCAGGCCCGCGAGCTGTACACGAAGAACTGGCTCCGCTTTATCGCTGACCGCGATTATGTCCCGGCGCGCATCCTGCCTGAAACCAGCCCCGGTGCGGCGGCTCCCTTAGACATGAGCTTTTCGGTGCTGCGGAGCGTATCACCGATCCACCTCGAATACCTGCGCAACATGGGCGTCGGCGCTTCGATGTCGATCTCGCTGGTGCGCGGCGAGAAGCTGTGGGGGCTCGTGGCCTGCCATCACTATGCGCCGCGCTTTGTCTCGTACGACGTGCGCACAGCCTGCGAATTGCTGGGGCAAATGATGTCACTATCGCTCGGCGCGGCCGAAGAGCGCGAGTTGACCGGCTACCGCGATTCAATGCGTCGCACAATCGCCAAGATGACGGCCAACCTCGAGCGCGTGGACGACATGACCAAGGCCCTGGTCGATTCGCAGCCAAACATGCTGAACTTCGTCTACGCCGACGGCGCTGCGGTAGTTGTCGACGATACGGTTCACCGCCTCGGCCAAACGCCCGGCGATCAAGACATTCTGCAGCTTGCCCAGTGGTTGACCGAAGACCAACCCGGCGATGTCTTTGCCACCGACAATCTGCAACGTTCGTTCGGCTCCGGCCTGCTTGGCAGCGTGGCCAGCGGCGTGTTGTCGATTTCGCTGGGCACGGTCCGCCCGCATCGCTTGCTCTGGTTTCGCAGCGAGCGAGTGCGTACGGTCGAATGGGCCGGCGACCCGGCGAAGAGCGTCGTCAAGTCGGGCGAGGATGTGCGCCTCAGCCCACGTGGCTCGTTCGCGCTGTGGAAAGAAACAGTGCGTGGCAAAAGCCGCCCTTGGACGCCGATGGAACTCGAAGCCGCATGGCACTTGCGCGACGCCCTGACGCGGCAGCTTCTGCGCCGGGCTGAGCAATTGGCAATCGTCAACGTCGATCTGCGGCTGGCCAGCGAAGAGCGCGAAAAGCTGCTCGATAGCGAGCGCGCCGCGCGCAGCGAGAGCGAGCGGCTCAACCGCATGAAGGATGAATTCGTCGCCACGCTGTCGCACGAACTGCGCACGCCGCTGAATGCCATTCTTGGCTGGGCTCAATTGCTGGCCCTGCGCGAAGGTTTGCACGAAGAGCTGGCCGAAGGCCTGGACGTCATCGAGCGCAACGCACGCAGCCAGGCGCAAATGATCGAAGATCTGCTGGACGTAAGCCGGATTATCTCCGGCAAGCTCAGCCTGAACCTGCAAGACATGCACCTTCCCACGATCGTCGAGGCGGCAATCCAGACGGTCTCCCTGGCCTCGTCAGCCAAGGGAGTACGAATCGAGCGAATGATCGACCCGCTGGTCGACGTGCAAACCACCGGCGATCCAGGCCGTTTGCAGCAAGTGGCTTGGAACCTGCTTTCCAACGCCGTGAAATTCACGCCGCGCGACGGCAAGATTCAGGTCGTGCTCGAACGCGTCAGCTCACACATCGAACTGAGCATCGCCGATACGGGGCAGGGGATTGCACCGGAGTTTTTGCCCCACATCTTCGATCGTTTCCGCCAGGCCGACTCATCGGCCAGCCGTGCCCACGGTGGGCTAGGACTGGGGCTTTCGATCGTTCGCAACCTCGTTGAATTACATGGCGGTACCGTCCGCGCGCACAGCCCCGGCATTGGCTTGGGCACGACCTTCGTCGTGTCGATTCCCGTGCGAGCCGTCAGGCGGGTCGAACCACGGAATTCTGCGAATTTGCGCCACGCTCCGCGACCAATCGATGCCGACACCTTGAATCTGACCGACGTCCGCGTGCTCGCGCTGGATGACGAACGGGATGCGCGCGAGTTGGTAAAGCGCATCCTCGAAGAGGCCGGCTGCCGGGTGCAAATCGCTGGCACGATCGACGCAGCGTTCGAGGCGTTTGCGAATGCGACCTTCGACGTCATCATTTCCGACATCGGCATGCCGGGCCAGGACGGATTTGCCTTTATCCGCCAACTGCGGGCCGCCGAGGCTGCACAGAAACGTACGAAGACGCCAGCCGTCGCCCTGACCGCCTACGCCCGCGCCGAAGATCGCCGCAAGGCGATTGTGGCCGGCTACCAGGCCCACATCGCCAAGCCGGTCGAAAGCGGCGAACTGCTGGCCGTCGTCGCCAGCCTAGCCGGCCGGGTCTAG
- a CDS encoding serine hydrolase yields the protein MKTWCLFVMLACTSSVCRAADLPRSTPEQQGVSSAEVLSFLEAVDQIDAMNSFMLVRHGHVVAEGWWTPYRAQARHSLYSLSKSFTSTAVGLAVAEGKLSVDDPVLKFFPEDAPAEPSKFLEAMRVHDLLRMSTGHQIEPGRSTKEAWTKTFLAQPVPFRPGTHFLYNTSGTYMQSAIVQKVTGQTVLDYLQTRLFAPLGIEEPTWETSPQGISTGGYGLSIRTEDIAKFGQLYLQKGMWGDKQLVPAAWVEAATARQTSNGSNPDSDWDQGYGYQFWRCRNGAYRGDGAFGQFCVVLPEQDAVVAITSGVRDMPGVLQTVWDKLLPALKSSALPSAEAACEKLAGKLKALQVRLPERSGDGVDIVGKRYVFPATDSDQKLESLAFERDGLAGPVTLVMRIAGDEQRIACGDGQWQEGEAAWGLMAKQPIAAAGAWAGDVFTAKLCFYQTPFIVTLRLRPEEKKLAFNSETNVGFTQTKQREVVGVAE from the coding sequence ATGAAAACATGGTGCTTATTCGTGATGCTTGCGTGTACTTCGTCTGTTTGTCGTGCCGCGGATCTACCTCGCAGCACGCCCGAGCAACAGGGAGTTTCGTCGGCCGAGGTGCTGTCGTTCTTGGAAGCGGTCGATCAGATCGACGCCATGAACAGCTTTATGCTAGTGCGGCATGGGCATGTGGTGGCCGAAGGATGGTGGACCCCGTACCGAGCCCAGGCGCGGCATTCGCTGTATTCGCTGAGCAAGAGCTTTACGTCCACGGCCGTGGGTTTGGCTGTCGCCGAAGGAAAACTGAGTGTCGACGATCCGGTGTTGAAGTTCTTTCCGGAAGATGCGCCGGCCGAACCGAGCAAATTCCTCGAGGCGATGCGCGTCCACGATTTGCTGCGGATGTCGACCGGGCATCAGATCGAGCCCGGGCGGAGCACGAAGGAAGCCTGGACGAAGACATTTCTCGCGCAGCCGGTTCCATTCCGGCCGGGGACGCATTTTCTGTACAACACCTCGGGCACGTACATGCAGTCCGCGATCGTGCAAAAAGTGACCGGGCAAACCGTGCTCGATTATTTGCAGACGCGTCTGTTCGCACCATTGGGAATCGAAGAGCCGACCTGGGAGACGAGTCCGCAGGGAATTTCGACCGGCGGCTATGGCCTGAGCATTCGCACCGAAGATATCGCGAAGTTCGGACAACTCTACCTGCAGAAGGGGATGTGGGGCGATAAGCAACTGGTGCCGGCTGCGTGGGTCGAAGCGGCGACCGCGCGGCAAACGTCGAATGGCAGCAATCCGGATAGCGATTGGGACCAAGGTTACGGCTACCAGTTCTGGCGCTGTCGAAATGGCGCCTATCGTGGCGATGGCGCGTTCGGGCAGTTTTGCGTCGTGCTGCCCGAGCAGGATGCCGTGGTCGCGATTACCAGTGGCGTGCGTGACATGCCCGGTGTGCTGCAAACGGTATGGGACAAATTGTTGCCTGCGCTGAAGTCGTCCGCGCTCCCCTCGGCCGAGGCTGCTTGCGAGAAGCTCGCAGGCAAGCTGAAGGCTTTGCAAGTACGCTTGCCGGAACGGAGTGGCGATGGCGTGGACATTGTGGGTAAGCGTTATGTGTTTCCGGCGACTGATAGCGACCAAAAGCTGGAGTCGCTCGCATTTGAGCGCGACGGATTGGCGGGGCCGGTGACGCTGGTGATGCGAATCGCTGGCGACGAACAGCGCATCGCGTGCGGGGATGGCCAGTGGCAAGAAGGCGAGGCCGCCTGGGGGCTGATGGCGAAGCAGCCGATCGCGGCAGCCGGCGCCTGGGCAGGGGACGTTTTCACCGCCAAGCTGTGCTTCTACCAGACGCCGTTTATCGTCACTCTGCGTTTGCGGCCCGAGGAAAAGAAACTGGCGTTCAACTCCGAGACGAATGTCGGCTTTACGCAAACCAAGCAGCGAGAAGTGGTGGGGGTCGCGGAATAG
- a CDS encoding DUF1501 domain-containing protein codes for MNHGTLSRRELLRFGALSWAGLSLADQMRSRAIASATAKARHCIFVFLNGGPSQLDTFDMKPDAPADIRGPYRPIDTSVPGIRITEKLPLLAQQAHRFSILRSATHPLSAHNSSAAYALSGHSPGSDANIRPTPHDHPTYGSVVSKVLPKLHGMPPFVLTPTYLFDMGFPTPSAGGGWMGNRYDPLPAVRNRMMARSPKWEGKLPIPDGLGLPAGVSHESMQGRVRLLGEMDQAFAAARAEAERSNWNAYQAEALDVILSPATQAAFDVSQEPATIHDRYGRCEMGQVLLLSRRLIEAGVRFVTANAVSNPENTGLSAFQIWDTHFDHFRLYDQHLMPELDQALSALISDLDERGLLAETLVLVMGEMGRTPKINNNAGGGRDHWGQAYSVLWAGGGIRGGNIVGATDRHAAVVKDQPAKPDDIAATLYHLLGIPHDLELRDATDRPHRISEGTPIGPLLA; via the coding sequence ATGAATCACGGCACGCTATCGCGACGCGAATTGCTCCGCTTCGGCGCGCTATCTTGGGCGGGTTTGTCACTGGCAGATCAAATGCGCTCGCGGGCGATCGCCAGCGCCACGGCCAAGGCGCGACATTGCATCTTCGTCTTTCTCAATGGCGGACCGTCGCAGCTCGATACTTTCGATATGAAGCCCGACGCCCCGGCCGACATTCGGGGCCCTTACCGGCCGATCGACACCTCGGTGCCAGGGATACGCATTACCGAAAAGTTGCCGCTCCTCGCCCAGCAGGCGCATCGCTTCAGCATCTTGCGATCGGCCACGCATCCACTTAGCGCTCACAACAGTAGCGCCGCCTACGCTCTCAGTGGTCATTCGCCCGGCAGCGACGCGAACATCCGTCCCACTCCACACGATCATCCGACATACGGCTCAGTCGTTTCAAAAGTGTTGCCGAAGCTGCACGGCATGCCGCCGTTTGTGCTGACGCCCACCTATCTCTTCGACATGGGCTTTCCCACCCCCAGCGCCGGCGGCGGATGGATGGGCAACCGGTACGATCCGCTCCCCGCGGTCCGGAATCGCATGATGGCCCGCTCGCCAAAGTGGGAAGGCAAGCTGCCGATCCCTGATGGCCTGGGCCTGCCGGCCGGCGTGAGTCATGAGAGCATGCAAGGGCGCGTGCGCTTGCTCGGCGAGATGGACCAGGCCTTTGCCGCAGCGCGTGCCGAAGCCGAGCGTTCGAACTGGAACGCCTATCAGGCCGAGGCGCTCGACGTGATCCTCTCGCCCGCGACGCAAGCGGCCTTCGACGTCAGCCAAGAGCCCGCGACCATACACGACCGCTACGGTCGCTGCGAAATGGGGCAAGTGCTGCTTCTATCGCGCCGGCTGATCGAGGCCGGCGTTCGCTTCGTCACGGCCAACGCCGTCTCGAACCCCGAGAATACTGGGCTCTCAGCATTTCAAATCTGGGACACGCACTTCGACCATTTTCGTTTGTACGATCAGCACCTGATGCCGGAGCTCGATCAGGCGCTCTCGGCCTTGATCAGTGACTTAGACGAACGCGGCCTGCTCGCAGAAACCCTCGTGCTCGTCATGGGCGAAATGGGGCGCACTCCCAAGATCAATAACAACGCCGGCGGCGGGCGTGACCACTGGGGCCAAGCCTACAGTGTGCTGTGGGCCGGCGGCGGCATCCGCGGCGGCAACATCGTGGGCGCGACCGATCGCCACGCGGCCGTCGTCAAGGACCAGCCTGCGAAGCCCGACGACATCGCGGCCACGCTCTATCACCTGTTGGGAATCCCGCACGATCTCGAGCTGCGCGACGCCACCGATCGTCCGCACCGCATCTCGGAGGGAACGCCGATTGGACCACTCTTGGCGTAA
- a CDS encoding ATP-binding protein — MISASRSPTDQALRVAMNGAARDNLVPLAAMAVPIYILAGIFRVQMVGSFHDTIAHAEFASAIASAVLLFATVRWRLSGAWVHPLLFAFGLVAWADGMVQLYFSHSPMDTTNLALIITASAIVSLSIWTSSLLYAVIWAGWYWCVLKYPGGQWYHYGMFLLWTTGIAAAVQTARTKLLLRLFRSESRQRELLEELVAERNRELEESLEHLRHAERLASVGTFAAGIAHEINNPVGMILLSAEQALHYAKSNNADDKVSPLLRDISANAKRCGRIVKNVLRFARHDPAERAPADVNVIIRNAVELVHSYAAQRNASIDLMLDVRLPPAMVNQVDMEQVFVNLIQNGIEATGDVAPRITITTSQTAQGIRLTVSDNGAGVRPEDRAHIFDPFFTTRQAHGGTGLGLSLVYGIVRDHGGSIRVGDAALGGTEMTIDIPQCVEID; from the coding sequence ATGATTTCTGCCTCGCGTAGCCCAACAGACCAGGCGCTGCGCGTCGCCATGAATGGGGCGGCGCGCGACAATCTGGTGCCGCTCGCCGCGATGGCTGTGCCGATCTACATTTTGGCGGGCATCTTCCGCGTGCAGATGGTGGGATCGTTCCACGACACGATCGCGCACGCCGAGTTCGCATCGGCCATCGCGAGTGCCGTCCTGTTGTTCGCCACCGTACGGTGGCGTCTGTCCGGGGCGTGGGTGCATCCGCTGCTGTTCGCTTTTGGCCTCGTGGCTTGGGCGGATGGGATGGTGCAGCTCTACTTTTCCCATTCGCCGATGGACACGACGAACTTGGCGCTAATCATTACGGCCTCGGCGATCGTGTCGTTGTCGATCTGGACCTCGTCGCTGTTGTATGCGGTGATCTGGGCGGGCTGGTACTGGTGCGTGCTGAAATACCCGGGTGGGCAATGGTACCACTACGGCATGTTTTTGCTGTGGACGACCGGCATCGCCGCGGCCGTGCAAACGGCGCGAACCAAGCTCTTGCTGCGGTTGTTTCGTAGCGAGTCGCGACAGCGAGAATTGCTCGAAGAGCTGGTCGCCGAGCGCAATCGTGAGCTGGAGGAATCGCTTGAGCATTTGCGCCACGCCGAGCGGTTGGCATCGGTGGGAACTTTCGCCGCGGGAATTGCTCACGAGATCAACAACCCGGTGGGCATGATCCTGTTGTCGGCCGAACAAGCGCTTCATTACGCGAAGTCAAACAATGCGGACGACAAGGTGAGCCCGTTACTGCGCGATATCTCCGCCAATGCCAAGCGTTGCGGTCGAATCGTGAAGAACGTTTTGAGATTTGCCCGACATGACCCAGCCGAAAGAGCGCCGGCCGATGTCAACGTTATCATCCGGAACGCCGTTGAACTTGTTCATTCCTATGCCGCACAGCGGAATGCGTCGATCGATTTGATGCTGGATGTCAGGCTGCCGCCGGCCATGGTGAATCAGGTCGATATGGAGCAAGTATTCGTCAACCTGATTCAGAACGGTATCGAAGCGACAGGGGACGTTGCCCCGCGAATCACGATCACGACGTCGCAGACTGCGCAAGGGATACGCCTGACCGTATCCGATAACGGCGCCGGCGTGCGGCCTGAGGATCGGGCGCATATTTTCGATCCTTTCTTCACGACGCGGCAAGCACACGGCGGCACAGGTTTGGGGTTGAGCCTGGTGTACGGC